A region from the Candidatus Hydrogenedentota bacterium genome encodes:
- a CDS encoding DUF2191 domain-containing protein: MVGHMKTTVQIADELLREATEIAVRDKTTLDELVEEGLRRVIDERSTRKPFKLRDASFHGEGLCPDVAHLSWDEIIEMSYGDRGTWSR; this comes from the coding sequence ATGGTTGGCCATATGAAGACAACGGTCCAGATTGCTGACGAACTCTTGCGTGAAGCGACGGAAATCGCCGTGCGAGACAAGACCACCCTGGACGAACTCGTCGAAGAAGGCCTTCGCCGCGTGATCGACGAACGTTCGACGCGCAAACCGTTCAAATTGCGCGACGCTTCATTCCATGGCGAGGGACTATGCCCGGACGTCGCCCATTTGAGCTGGGACGAGATCATTGAAATGAGTTATGGGGATCGGGGCACCTGGTCGCGTTAG
- a CDS encoding class I SAM-dependent methyltransferase → MHPPSDTIRYFLVHPVAWSPAMSNIVPEPIETYIEAHTSERTAVFHELERETRARMAAYTMQVGKVEGGFLKMLAQIARAKRILEVGTFTGYSALCFAEGLPDDGQVITCDVDPEATEMAQCYWAQSPHGKKIDLRIGPAIDTISALDGPFDLVFLDADKENYITYYEAALPKVPQGGLIVADNVLWSGRVVDPKDELDIAIDKFNKHVYNDPRVECVMLSVRDGVTLARKR, encoded by the coding sequence ATGCATCCTCCTTCTGATACGATCCGCTACTTCTTAGTCCACCCCGTTGCATGGAGCCCCGCTATGTCCAACATCGTCCCCGAACCCATCGAAACCTACATCGAGGCACATACTTCCGAGCGCACGGCCGTCTTTCACGAACTTGAGCGCGAGACGCGCGCAAGAATGGCGGCGTACACCATGCAGGTGGGAAAAGTGGAAGGCGGATTTCTGAAAATGCTCGCGCAGATCGCGCGCGCCAAACGCATCCTCGAAGTCGGCACCTTCACCGGTTACAGCGCGCTGTGCTTCGCCGAGGGCCTGCCCGATGACGGTCAGGTGATAACCTGCGACGTCGATCCCGAAGCCACGGAAATGGCCCAATGCTATTGGGCGCAGAGTCCACATGGCAAGAAGATCGACCTCCGGATCGGCCCCGCAATCGATACCATCAGCGCGCTCGACGGCCCCTTCGACCTCGTCTTTCTGGACGCCGACAAGGAAAACTACATCACCTACTACGAAGCCGCCTTACCCAAAGTCCCGCAAGGCGGTCTCATCGTCGCCGACAACGTCCTCTGGAGCGGCCGCGTCGTTGACCCAAAAGACGAACTCGACATCGCGATAGACAAATTCAACAAACACGTCTACAACGACCCCCGCGTCGAATGCGTCATGCTCAGCGTCCGTGATGGTGTCACGTTGGCGCGGAAGCGGTAG
- a CDS encoding PhoPQ-activated pathogenicity-like protein PqaA type has translation MNRAIILTLTLAGLCLGARADLNSYVNKPDESYKYELTASGPVGELTAHSVRLTSQTWQGIVWTHWLTVFQPKEIKYDKCMLLITGGNNTNEAPRTNSGEAKMMQQIAQSTGTVTAMLEQVPNQPLFDGLKEDQIISLTFEKYLKGEGDDWPLLLPMVKSAVRAMDTIQSVVKEKSGKEINGFMTLGGSKRGWTTWLSAVADKRVVGIAPIVIDMLNMVPQSELQLASYGSYSEEIKDYTERGIQAYSKTEVGAKLRAVVDPFSYCDQLTLPKLVVLGTNDPYWNVDSANNYFPYLKGDKHLYYCANTKHDINGGGVATIKAFYQTLLTGEKLPTINWERRPDNSLAVTWPHAEGKAKLWKALSGTRDFRPAKFESADLDGTGSAVAKLETPLSGWAAYYVEVTMPSPAGGTFGLCTGVTVLPDTFPFPDAAKQLQMRGTNSELN, from the coding sequence GTGAATCGGGCAATCATTCTTACGTTAACGCTTGCGGGGCTGTGTCTCGGCGCGCGCGCGGATCTCAACAGTTACGTGAACAAGCCGGACGAATCGTACAAGTACGAATTGACCGCAAGCGGGCCGGTGGGCGAGTTGACCGCGCATTCGGTCCGGCTTACGTCGCAGACCTGGCAAGGAATCGTGTGGACGCATTGGCTGACGGTCTTTCAGCCGAAGGAAATCAAATACGACAAGTGCATGCTGTTGATCACGGGCGGCAACAATACGAACGAGGCGCCGCGCACGAATTCCGGCGAGGCGAAGATGATGCAGCAGATCGCGCAGAGTACCGGTACGGTGACCGCGATGCTCGAGCAGGTGCCGAACCAGCCGCTGTTCGACGGGCTGAAAGAGGACCAGATCATTTCGCTGACGTTCGAGAAGTATCTCAAGGGCGAGGGCGACGACTGGCCGCTCTTGCTTCCGATGGTGAAGAGCGCCGTGCGCGCGATGGACACGATTCAGTCGGTGGTGAAGGAAAAGTCGGGCAAAGAGATCAATGGGTTTATGACGCTGGGCGGTTCTAAACGCGGGTGGACGACCTGGCTGTCGGCGGTGGCGGACAAGCGGGTGGTGGGGATCGCGCCGATTGTAATCGATATGCTGAACATGGTGCCGCAGTCCGAATTGCAGCTCGCGAGTTATGGGTCGTACAGCGAGGAGATTAAGGATTACACGGAGCGCGGAATCCAGGCGTATTCCAAGACGGAGGTCGGCGCGAAACTGCGCGCGGTGGTCGATCCGTTCTCGTATTGCGATCAGTTGACGTTGCCAAAGCTCGTCGTGTTGGGAACGAACGACCCCTATTGGAACGTGGATTCGGCAAACAATTACTTCCCGTACCTCAAGGGCGACAAGCACCTCTACTACTGCGCGAACACGAAGCACGACATCAACGGCGGGGGTGTTGCGACGATCAAGGCGTTTTATCAAACGCTGTTGACGGGCGAGAAACTGCCAACAATAAATTGGGAAAGGCGGCCGGACAATTCGCTCGCGGTGACGTGGCCGCATGCGGAAGGGAAGGCGAAGTTGTGGAAGGCGCTTTCGGGCACGCGCGATTTTCGTCCAGCGAAGTTTGAGAGCGCGGACTTGGACGGAACGGGATCGGCTGTGGCGAAACTGGAGACGCCGTTGAGCGGATGGGCGGCGTATTACGTGGAAGTGACAATGCCGAGTCCCGCGGGCGGCACGTTCGGGTTGTGCACGGGCGTGACGGTGTTGCCGGACACGTTTCCGTTCCCTGACGCAGCGAAGCAATTGCAGATGCGAGGCACGAACAGCGAGTTGAACTGA
- a CDS encoding glycosyltransferase → MSVPRVSVIIPSWDGHRNGCVPRLLESVRAQTFQDFETHIVKGVSPQGRAINDGAKAARGSLLIILDDDSELADATVFETLVRVIDDDPTVGMAGASIVTPPDANDFQRRAARQFPRFNTPVVDRVTDSDLACHGCCAIPKAVFDAVGGEREDIVRGLDPDLRVRLRAAGYRVVLAPNARIHHPLPGSWRNLTRQFFRNGFGSAYAQKFQPGSVYETHESLDAATFVPRRPLWYRAVRFPLRLVKAAAEGKTMRLVAYCAYGVGYVWGLLTARRGSLTP, encoded by the coding sequence TTGAGTGTCCCGCGCGTGTCGGTGATCATTCCGTCGTGGGACGGCCACCGGAACGGGTGTGTGCCGCGGCTGTTGGAGAGCGTGCGCGCGCAAACGTTTCAGGATTTCGAGACGCACATCGTGAAGGGCGTGTCGCCGCAGGGAAGGGCGATCAACGACGGCGCGAAGGCCGCGCGCGGATCGCTGCTCATCATCCTCGATGACGACAGCGAACTTGCGGATGCAACCGTATTCGAGACGCTCGTCCGCGTGATCGATGACGACCCAACCGTCGGCATGGCGGGCGCGAGCATTGTGACGCCGCCGGACGCGAACGATTTTCAGCGGCGCGCTGCGCGGCAGTTTCCACGATTCAACACGCCGGTCGTCGATCGCGTGACCGACAGCGATCTCGCGTGCCACGGGTGCTGCGCGATTCCCAAGGCCGTGTTCGACGCCGTGGGCGGGGAGCGCGAGGACATCGTCCGCGGGCTCGATCCGGACCTGCGCGTGCGGTTGCGCGCAGCGGGATACCGCGTGGTGCTCGCGCCAAACGCGCGCATCCATCATCCGCTTCCCGGTTCGTGGCGCAACCTGACCCGGCAATTCTTCCGCAACGGGTTTGGCTCCGCTTACGCGCAGAAGTTTCAACCCGGCAGCGTGTACGAAACGCACGAGTCGCTCGATGCCGCTACGTTCGTTCCGAGGCGTCCGCTGTGGTATCGTGCAGTCCGGTTTCCGTTGCGCCTGGTGAAGGCGGCGGCGGAAGGGAAGACCATGCGCCTCGTGGCCTATTGCGCTTACGGCGTGGGGTACGTTTGGGGTTTGCTCACCGCCAGGAGAGGCTCGCTTACGCCGTAG
- a CDS encoding polysaccharide deacetylase family protein, with protein sequence MPSPLRTVIKRSFKRAAMLAGPVLSQPRPPSRILTYHSVGQLDHAMNVTPENFAEQMAWLADHAPLNTLDDAADAKPGVAVTLDDGYRDNLTNAAPILVRHNVPAVVFVVADKLGDLLVTDAEPWHGRLMTWDEARELSAMGIAIGGHSLTHPRLSHLDANKQREEIVGSCRRIAQELGKPVSYFAYPYGTSADYDETSVRLAQEAGCAVACSNRYGFNVEGCDRFTLRRIWIDATDTLETFAAKVTGKLDALSVLDSPAGMFARRMLNKVA encoded by the coding sequence ATGCCATCGCCACTACGCACCGTCATTAAGCGGTCGTTCAAACGCGCCGCCATGCTCGCCGGCCCCGTACTCAGTCAGCCGCGCCCGCCTTCGCGCATTCTCACCTATCACTCCGTGGGCCAACTCGATCATGCGATGAACGTGACGCCCGAGAATTTCGCGGAACAGATGGCGTGGTTGGCGGACCATGCGCCGTTGAACACCTTGGACGATGCCGCCGACGCGAAGCCGGGCGTTGCGGTGACGCTTGACGACGGGTATCGCGACAACCTGACGAATGCCGCGCCGATTCTCGTGCGGCACAACGTGCCGGCGGTCGTGTTTGTCGTGGCGGACAAATTGGGCGACTTGCTGGTGACCGACGCGGAACCGTGGCACGGGCGGTTGATGACGTGGGACGAAGCGCGGGAATTGAGCGCGATGGGGATTGCGATTGGGGGGCATTCGCTAACCCATCCACGGTTGAGCCACCTCGACGCAAATAAGCAGCGCGAGGAAATTGTTGGAAGTTGCCGGAGAATCGCGCAGGAGCTGGGAAAACCGGTGTCCTATTTCGCGTACCCCTACGGGACCTCCGCCGATTACGACGAAACAAGCGTGCGCCTCGCGCAAGAAGCCGGATGCGCCGTCGCGTGCTCGAACCGGTACGGGTTCAACGTCGAAGGGTGCGATCGATTCACGTTGCGCCGGATTTGGATCGACGCCACCGACACCCTGGAAACCTTTGCGGCAAAAGTGACCGGCAAGCTCGATGCGCTCAGCGTGCTGGATTCGCCGGCGGGGATGTTCGCGCGAAGGATGCTGAACAAGGTGGCGTAG
- a CDS encoding HEPN domain-containing protein — MIDYAKDCWLRALASIEAASHLVDIDPDSAASRAYYAAFHAICACFALQNISFTKHAQLRAAVHRDLVKTGKWDGELGRAFDFLADIRDIGDYGGKYHVSKADANSAISRARSILEAVRNQEKDTLGS; from the coding sequence ATGATCGACTATGCAAAGGACTGTTGGCTGCGTGCTTTGGCATCCATCGAGGCCGCATCGCATTTGGTCGACATCGATCCGGATTCCGCGGCGTCCAGGGCCTACTACGCTGCATTCCACGCGATCTGCGCCTGCTTCGCACTACAGAACATTTCTTTCACGAAGCATGCCCAACTGCGAGCTGCCGTCCACCGCGACCTCGTAAAGACTGGGAAGTGGGATGGCGAATTGGGCCGGGCTTTCGATTTTCTGGCGGATATTCGCGACATTGGAGACTACGGCGGCAAGTATCACGTCTCGAAGGCCGATGCTAATTCCGCGATTTCCAGAGCGCGAAGTATCTTGGAGGCGGTTCGTAACCAAGAGAAAGACACGTTGGGAAGCTAG
- a CDS encoding nucleotidyltransferase domain-containing protein — MTAAVSTAALEDFERALRKAFPGRLRGIVLYGSHVRGEASEDSDLDVLVLLQGPIELARDLGLCVDAAFPISLEYGVPISALPADLVDYETADYPLYRAARAEGMRR; from the coding sequence ATGACCGCTGCTGTTTCGACCGCTGCCCTGGAAGACTTTGAACGCGCGCTGCGCAAGGCCTTTCCGGGGCGGCTTCGAGGTATCGTGCTTTATGGCTCACACGTGCGCGGCGAAGCCTCCGAAGACAGCGATCTCGACGTCCTCGTGCTGCTGCAGGGACCAATCGAGTTGGCCCGTGACTTGGGGCTCTGCGTCGATGCAGCCTTTCCGATTTCACTCGAATACGGCGTGCCGATAAGCGCACTGCCCGCGGACCTCGTGGATTACGAGACCGCCGACTATCCCTTGTATCGTGCCGCAAGGGCGGAAGGCATGCGCAGATGA
- the fliM gene encoding flagellar motor switch protein FliM, producing the protein MADILSQDEVDLLLNAVSKGEVESPAHEPRGLPDRQDIMHYDFRRPERVSKEQLKGLQSLFEAFARELSIMLPPFLRQIVRADLVSIDQLTYDEFILSVARPTSLSIVNMAPLEGNAVIELSPSIVFPVVDRILGGKGVALPKPRELTEIENRIVHRVMLMILDSLRRSWEQLIEFKLTVVHQESDPLIVQIVAGSEMVILVAYEIHIGESVGAMNMCIPLLVLNPVLDQISQQTRFMRKMPQDVMDRTRSQIERVVKKASLSVDAILGRATLPLSEIAKLQVGDIVQLDTDMRTPLHIEVGGIPKYRAVCGRRGEQSAVQVVELMTEE; encoded by the coding sequence ATGGCGGACATTCTGAGTCAAGACGAAGTCGACCTGCTTCTGAACGCGGTGTCGAAGGGGGAAGTCGAATCCCCGGCGCACGAGCCGCGTGGGCTTCCCGACCGCCAGGACATCATGCACTACGACTTTCGGCGGCCTGAGCGCGTCTCGAAAGAACAACTCAAAGGTCTGCAAAGTCTGTTCGAGGCGTTCGCCCGCGAATTGAGCATAATGTTGCCGCCGTTCCTGCGCCAGATTGTTCGCGCGGACCTGGTTTCCATCGACCAACTCACCTACGACGAATTCATCTTGTCGGTTGCGCGTCCGACATCGCTCTCGATCGTCAACATGGCGCCGCTCGAGGGGAACGCGGTCATCGAGCTGAGCCCGTCCATCGTATTTCCCGTGGTTGATCGGATTCTTGGAGGTAAAGGCGTCGCGCTGCCCAAGCCGCGCGAATTGACGGAAATCGAGAACCGCATCGTCCATCGCGTGATGCTGATGATACTCGACAGCTTGCGGCGATCGTGGGAACAGCTCATTGAATTCAAGCTGACGGTGGTGCACCAGGAGAGCGACCCGCTGATTGTGCAGATTGTCGCGGGCAGCGAAATGGTGATCTTGGTGGCGTACGAAATCCATATTGGGGAAAGCGTCGGCGCGATGAATATGTGCATACCGCTGCTGGTGCTGAACCCCGTGCTCGACCAGATTTCGCAGCAGACGCGGTTCATGCGGAAAATGCCGCAGGACGTCATGGACCGGACCCGCTCGCAGATCGAGCGCGTGGTGAAAAAGGCGTCGCTGTCCGTGGACGCGATCCTTGGCCGTGCGACGTTGCCGTTGTCGGAGATTGCAAAATTACAGGTGGGCGATATCGTGCAGCTCGATACGGACATGCGCACGCCGCTGCACATCGAGGTCGGCGGGATACCGAAGTACCGCGCGGTGTGCGGCCGGCGGGGCGAGCAGAGCGCGGTGCAAGTCGTCGAACTGATGACGGAAGAATGA
- the fliN gene encoding flagellar motor switch protein FliN: MSQDEVNAMLKGLGPNADSESDAVAAPAASRDDTGAETKNLDMVLDIRLTATARLGRVDMQIADILSLGPGSIIEVGHLVDEPVELLVNDKLIARGDVVVVDEKFGLRITEIISPRERIESLR; this comes from the coding sequence ATGAGTCAGGACGAAGTAAACGCGATGCTGAAGGGACTGGGTCCGAACGCGGACTCCGAGAGCGACGCCGTCGCCGCGCCGGCGGCCAGCCGGGACGACACCGGCGCCGAAACGAAGAACCTCGACATGGTACTTGATATTCGCCTGACCGCGACGGCCCGGTTGGGGCGCGTGGATATGCAAATTGCGGATATCCTGTCGCTGGGGCCCGGATCGATCATCGAAGTTGGCCACCTTGTCGACGAACCCGTTGAACTCCTCGTGAACGACAAACTAATCGCGCGCGGCGACGTCGTGGTGGTCGACGAGAAGTTTGGCCTGCGCATCACGGAAATAATCAGTCCGCGCGAACGCATCGAAAGCCTGCGCTAA
- a CDS encoding FliA/WhiG family RNA polymerase sigma factor: protein MPALTAIPEMDLWTRWKERGDESAREELIVRHMRIVKFIAGRMAIHVPSSVEMDDLIGWGVLGLLDAIDRYDHRQDIKFTTYASIRVRGSIIDQIRTLDWAPRSLRAMARKLGEARDKLRHELGREPTADAIAGVLGTTIEHVEDTVAQLQTAQVLSLQDYVASEDGGEPQLLDVMSDPRASSPDAAMTERERQERIVQAINGLPDPQQKVLHLYYYKELTLKEIGAVLEVTESRVCQIHSAAMKTLRKAVRGDT, encoded by the coding sequence GTGCCAGCGCTGACAGCCATACCGGAAATGGATCTGTGGACGCGCTGGAAGGAGCGCGGCGACGAGTCCGCGCGCGAGGAACTGATCGTGCGCCACATGCGCATCGTGAAGTTCATCGCCGGGCGGATGGCGATCCATGTGCCTTCCAGTGTGGAGATGGACGATCTCATCGGTTGGGGGGTGCTGGGACTGCTCGACGCCATCGATCGATACGACCATAGGCAAGACATCAAGTTCACGACATACGCTTCGATTCGTGTGCGGGGCTCGATTATCGATCAAATCCGTACACTGGACTGGGCCCCGCGCAGTTTGCGGGCGATGGCGCGCAAACTGGGCGAAGCGCGCGACAAATTGCGCCACGAACTGGGCCGCGAGCCGACGGCGGACGCGATCGCGGGCGTACTGGGTACGACCATCGAGCACGTGGAAGATACGGTCGCCCAGCTTCAAACGGCGCAGGTCCTATCGCTGCAGGACTACGTCGCTTCGGAAGACGGTGGCGAACCGCAGTTACTGGACGTGATGAGCGACCCGCGCGCGTCGTCGCCCGATGCGGCCATGACGGAGCGCGAGCGGCAGGAGCGAATCGTGCAGGCGATCAACGGCCTGCCCGATCCGCAGCAAAAAGTGTTGCACCTTTATTACTATAAGGAATTAACGCTGAAGGAAATTGGCGCGGTATTGGAAGTGACCGAGTCGCGCGTGTGCCAAATTCACTCCGCGGCAATGAAGACCTTGCGTAAAGCGGTGCGCGGAGACACGTGA
- a CDS encoding EscU/YscU/HrcU family type III secretion system export apparatus switch protein, whose protein sequence is MDDHDRIKRKAVALKYNAEADAAPRVVAKGDRLLAERIIAIAKENGVPIHEDPDLVSLLAALEIDREIPDALYRAVAEVLAFVYTVNEHAKA, encoded by the coding sequence ATGGACGATCACGATCGCATAAAACGGAAAGCCGTTGCGTTGAAGTACAACGCGGAGGCCGACGCGGCGCCGCGCGTGGTCGCAAAGGGCGATCGCCTTTTGGCGGAACGCATCATCGCGATTGCGAAGGAAAACGGCGTGCCGATTCACGAAGACCCGGACCTGGTTTCCTTGCTTGCGGCATTGGAAATCGATCGAGAGATTCCCGACGCGTTATACCGCGCCGTAGCAGAAGTATTGGCGTTTGTGTATACGGTAAACGAACACGCGAAAGCGTGA
- a CDS encoding DUF4432 family protein, which yields MDIYRKKYSVAGLRRRIGNPDQIAGIRIVTLDDANERPTRAALLHTGSGLELTVLLDRCLDISSASYCGRAMGWRSTTGDVAPQFYEAEWLRWLRSYFGGLVTTCGLVNVGAPAKESAIYGTGLHGRIGNTPARDIKVTQEWQGDDYVLSVSGTMRETVVFGENLTLTRTVSTKLGAKSFQIHDVVTNEGFKKTGFQLLYHCNIGWPAVDAGSELITPTRTIAPRDAEAENDRENWWKCDPPLHGYKEKVYYHDMAAQRNGSVTCALVNDGWKRGEGFGVYVKYNKRELPRFVEWKQMGEQDYVVGFEPCNCGVEGRHVDEELDLLHHLKPGERRTYTLEFGAIADENEVKALRAARAKVKTAWAKSYRDFVRTPAR from the coding sequence ATGGACATTTACCGCAAGAAGTATTCCGTCGCCGGCTTGAGGCGCAGGATTGGAAACCCCGACCAGATTGCCGGAATCCGAATCGTCACGTTGGACGACGCCAACGAACGGCCGACACGTGCGGCGCTGCTCCATACCGGCAGCGGCCTCGAGTTGACCGTGCTCCTGGATCGCTGCCTGGACATTTCGTCCGCGTCGTACTGCGGGCGGGCCATGGGCTGGCGCTCCACCACCGGAGACGTTGCCCCGCAATTCTACGAGGCCGAGTGGCTGCGCTGGCTGCGCAGTTATTTCGGCGGACTGGTCACGACGTGTGGACTCGTCAACGTCGGCGCGCCGGCGAAGGAGAGCGCGATCTATGGCACGGGCCTGCACGGCCGCATCGGCAACACGCCCGCGCGCGACATTAAAGTAACGCAGGAGTGGCAGGGCGACGACTACGTCCTGAGCGTGTCGGGCACGATGCGGGAAACGGTTGTATTCGGCGAAAATCTGACTCTAACGCGCACCGTCTCGACCAAACTCGGCGCGAAATCGTTTCAAATCCACGACGTCGTCACAAACGAGGGATTCAAAAAGACCGGATTTCAGTTGTTGTACCATTGCAACATCGGCTGGCCGGCCGTCGATGCCGGTTCCGAACTCATCACGCCGACACGCACGATTGCCCCGCGCGATGCCGAGGCCGAAAACGATAGAGAGAACTGGTGGAAGTGCGATCCGCCGCTCCACGGCTACAAGGAAAAAGTCTACTACCACGACATGGCCGCGCAAAGAAACGGTTCGGTCACATGCGCACTTGTCAACGACGGGTGGAAACGCGGTGAAGGCTTTGGCGTCTACGTGAAGTACAACAAGCGCGAACTGCCCCGTTTCGTCGAATGGAAGCAAATGGGAGAGCAGGATTACGTCGTCGGCTTCGAACCCTGTAACTGCGGCGTCGAAGGCCGCCATGTTGACGAAGAACTGGACCTGCTCCACCACCTCAAACCCGGCGAGCGTCGCACCTATACCCTCGAATTCGGCGCGATCGCCGACGAAAACGAAGTGAAGGCGCTTCGCGCCGCGCGCGCCAAAGTGAAAACGGCGTGGGCGAAAAGTTACAGAGATTTCGTTAGAACTCCGGCAAGATGA